The genomic interval CGTTCTTCGCCGCGGCGGCCGCGGGGTCGGCGAGGGAGGCTCCGTCGCCGCCGCCCAGAAGGTTGGTGCCGGACCAGGCCCGGACCGTGAGGGCGCGTTGGGTGAACATCGGGCCCAGGACGGACCGGAGCAGGGTCTGGCCGGTCTTGCCGTCACGGCCCGCGTGGGGCAGGCCGGAGGACTTGGCCGCTTGGGTGAGAGCGGGGTGGTGCATGCCCGTGGAGGGCGTGAAGTTCACGTACGCGCACCCTGCGCGCAGGGCCGCCGCGGCGTACAGGGAGCTCGGGGGCAGGGCGTCGCCGGTGGGGGCGGGTTCGGTGGAGGCCACGTTCACCACCACCGCGCGCGCCAGCCGGCCGCGTCGTACGAAGGACCGTATGTCCGCGGCGAAGGCGGCGATCAGGTCCTCCTCGGTCCTTGAGTCGCCGGGGAGGGGCCCGCCGGGCCTGATCTCCCGTTCGGCGGCGGCGAGTTCGGCGCTCACCGCGGCCGGCAGACCGTGGGGCAGGACGCCGCCCGCCGCGAGGGCCTCGGCCCGTTTGGGCAGGGGGCAGTCCACGGTGTCGTGGCCGCCGAAGACCAGGGCGGACAGGTCGGGCAGGCCGCTCCCGGTGAGGGGCGGGGTCTCGGTGATCAGGCCCGTCGGTGGGTGCAGACCCGCGGCCATGGCGGCGCAGCCCGCGACGACCGTCGTGGCGACGGAACCTCGGGCCCCGATCAGCCAGACGCCGACACGCGGTACGGAATCGGACGCGGACATGGGCAGCCTCCTTGTCGAACGCGTCGTGTGCGAACCCCAGAAGTGAGGGGGAAAGACGGCGGGCGGGAGTCCGGCGTCCCCCGCCCGCCGCCGCTCAGTCGCCCTTGACGGGCAGTTCCTTGATCCGGATGTCGCGGAACGACACCTGGTCGTCGGCTCCGTGGTTCTGGATGCCGACGTGCCCGTCACGCAGACTCCGGGCCGGATCGGTGTTGGTGAAATCGTTGATCTTCACGCCGTTGAGCCAGACGCGGAGGCGTTCGCCCTCCACGCGGATCTCGTACGTGTTCCACTCCCCCGGCGGGTTCAGCGCGCGGTCGCGCTTCTTCAGGTCGGCGGAGCGGAAGCCGTAGACGGACCCGGTCGTCTTCTCGGGTACGTCGGTGGCGTCGATCTGGATCTCGTAGCCGTTGTCCACGGCGGACCAGGGGTCGTCCGAGGGCGGGAAGCCCACGAACACACCGGAGTTGTCGTCCCCGGAGGCGCTCGCCATCTTCCAGTCGAGCTTCAGGGAGTACGACCCGAGGTCCTGGCCGGGGTACCAGAGCATCCCCATGCCGCCGGACGAGGTGAGTGTGCCGTCGTCGGAGCGGGTGAAGGAGCCCGGGCCCGCCTGTTTCCAGTCGGCCAGCGACTCGGCGGTGCCGTCGAAGAGCGGGCGATAGCCGTTCTCCGGCCGGCAGTCGGCCTGTGTGTGGCCGGTCGCGTACCGGATTCCGCCCAGCAGGTGGCCGCGGAAGGCGGGATCGGCGTACGACTCCTTGGTGTGGCCGAGGCCGGTGTAGAAGGCTCGGCCGCCCTGGTAGTCCTGGCACCAGGCGATCGGGTGGTCGCCGTTCATCGTGCCGCCGGTGTACGACGACTCGTCGAGGGCGGCCAGGACGTGGACCCGTTCGCGGGGATTGGAGCGGTAGTTGTACCACTCGTCGGTGCGGTTCCACGTCGGAGAGAGCTCTGACGTGGACGGGTGGGCGCGGTCCTCGACCACCACGGTGGCGGGCTGGATCGCCGGGTGCGACTGGAAATAGGCGCCGGCGAGGCCGCCGTAGAACGCCCAGTCGTACTCGGTGTCGGCGGCCGCGTGGATGCCGACGTATCCGCCGCCGTGCCGGATGTAGCCCTCGAAGGCCCGCTGTTGGGCGGGGTCGAGGACGTCGCCGGTGGTGGAGAGGAAGACGACAGCGTCGTAGCGGCGCAGGTTCCGCGCGGTGAACGCGCTCGCGTCCTCGGTGGCGTCGACCGTGAAGCCGTCGGTCTCACCGAGCTGCTTCACCGCCGCGACGCCTTCGGGGATCGAGTCGTGGCGGAAGCCGGCCGTCTTGGAGAAGACCAGCACCCGTTCGGTGTCCGCAGGGTGTGACGCGGCGGGTTGGGAGACGCACCCGAGGAGCAGGGCGGCTCCCACAACTGCCGTCGTCCATCGTCCGGTTGTGTTCATGCGAGCCCCTCCTCTCAGCCGGTGGTGAAGGTGAAGTCGTCCACGTCGAACAGGGCGCCGGTGCCGGTCCCCTTGAAGACCAGGTAGAGCGTGGTGGTGTCCCTTGGGGCGCGGGACAGGTCGGCGGTGACGTCCTGGAAGGTCTCCCAGCCGCCGGTCACCGGCACGGTCGTTTTGCCGAGCAGGGTGCCGGTCGCGGACCCCGCACGGATCTCCAGCGTGCCGCCGGAACCGCCCGAAGAGACGCGCGCGGTGAGTGACTTGGCGTTGCCGAGGACGTACGGCGTGAAGGAGATCCAGTCGCCGTTGTTGATGTCGCCGACCGTGTTGCCGCCGTGTGCCGTGTCCTTGGCGATGACGGAGACGCCCGAGCCGGTGCCGAAGTGCTCGGCCTGGCGGTGCCTGGGCTGCAGGACGCTCTGGTCGTGCGTGGTCAGCGGGGCCTGGCCGCCGCCACCGTTGTCGGTGTACTCGGCGTCCATCACGCCGAAGATGTTGGCGTCCTCGTCGTGGCCGCCGTCGGCGCTGGTCTGGAGGGTGCCGGTGCAGCCGTCGGCGGAGGTGACGGGGTGGCCGTGGCTGTCGTGGCCGAGGACGAAGGTGACCTTGACCTTGGCGCAGTCGATGGGCCGGCCGTCCTCGGGGTCACTGACGCGCACCTTGAAGGGGATCGTGTCCCCGAAGCTGAACAGCTGCCCGTTCTTGGGGAGTTCGAGGATCACCTTGGGCGCGGTGTTGCCGACGACGATCTGCACGCTCGCGCTGCCGGTGCGGCCCGAGGGGTCCTCGGCGGTCAGGGTCGCGGTGTAGGTGCCGTTCTTCCTGTACCTGTGCGTCGGGTTCGCCGCGGTGGACGTGCCGCCGTCGCCGAAGTCCCAGCGGTAGGTGAGGGCGTCGCCGTCCTGGTCGCTGGTGCCCTCGGAGGAGAACCGCACCCGCAGCGGTGCCTGTCCGGAGGTACGGTCGGCCGCCGCCTGCGCGACCGGGGAGTGGCCGTCGGTGGCGTTCTCGATGCGGTACAGGGCGGAGTTCTCGTCGCCGCCGAACCAGGAGACGCCGTAGTCGAGGACGTACAGCGCCCCGTCGGGGCCGAAGGCCATGTCCATCACCTGGGTGCCGGTCCAGGGGATGTCGTTGATCGACTGGACGGTGCCGTCGGCGTCGCTGGTGATGCGCTTGATCCAGCGGCGGCCGAACTCCCCGGCGAAGAAGTCGCCGTCGTAGGCCTCGGGGAACTTGACCGGTGAGTCGAGCGAGGCGTCGTAGTGGTAGACCGGGCCGCCCATCGGGGACTCGGAGCCGGTGCCGAACTCCGGTACCGATCCGCCGTCGTAGGGGATCCAGGCGGCCTGCGCCGGGGGAAGGTCGGTCAGGCCGGTGTTGTGCGGGGAGTTGTTCTTCGGCGCGGCGCAGTCGAAGGAGGCGCCGGAGGTGCCGGTGGCGAAGTCGTAGTCGACGTAGGCGTCGTTGTCGCCCGTGCAGTACGGCCATCCGAAGTTGCCGGGGCCGGTCACCCGGGCGAACTCGACCTGGCCCGCGGGGCCTCGGGCCGGGTCGGCGGCGCCGGCGTCGGGGCCGTAGTCGCCGACGTAGACGATCCCGGTCTGCTTGTCGACGCTGAAGCGGAACGGGTTGCGGAAGCCCATGGCGTAGATCTCGGGCCGGGTCCTGTCCGTGCCGGGTGCGAAGAGGTTGCCGTCGGGGATGGCGTAGGAGCCGTCGGCGTTGACCTTGATGCGCAGGATCTTGCCGCGCAGGTCGTTGGTGTTGCCGGCGGTGCGCTGGGCGTCGAAGGCCGGGTTGCGGTTGGCCCGCTCGTCGATGGGCGTGAACCCGTCGGACTGGAAGGGGTTGGAGTCGTCGCCCGTCGACAGGTAGAGGTTGCCGGCCGCGTCGAAGTCGATGTCACCGCCGACGTGGCAGCAGATGCCGCGGGTGGCGGGGATGTCGATGATCTTCGTCTCGCTGGCCGCGTCGAGGGTGCCGTCGGTCTTCAGGACGAACCGGGAGAGCCGGTTGACGCCGTCGAAGGGGGCGAAGTCGGCCGCGGTGCCGGTCTCGGGGGCGTCGCCCGCGGGAGTGTTCAACGGGGGTGCGTAGTACAGGTAGATGAAGCGGTTGGTGGTGAACTGCGGGTCGACGCCGACGCCTTGGAGACCCTCCTCGTCGTGGGAGTAGACGGCGAGCTTGCCTGCGAGGCGGGTGGTGCCGGCCGCGTCGGTGATGCGGAGTTCGCCGTCGCGGGAGGTGTGCAGGACCGAGCGGTCCGGGAGAACGGCGAGCGACATGGGCTCGCCGACCTCGGGTTCGCCCTTGGCGAGGGTGACCTGCTGGAAGTCCTCGGCGGCGGCCGCGCCGGCGGCTCCTTCGCCGGCGACGGCTGCGCCGGCCTGGGGAGCGGCGAGGGTGAGGGAGGCGCCGGCCAGCAGGAAGCCGGTGAGCAGGGCCGCCGCTCTGCGCCAGGGGGCGCGTCGTCTGTGGGTCTCGATTCTGTCGGTCACGGTGGTGCGGTCTTTCCCGTGCACGGATGCCTCCCGAAAGGGGCCGGTCGTACGGGTGGGTGCGGGTACGCCGGGATGCGCCGTCATCCCGGAACTGACCAGTGCGGCTTGCTCGTTGCCCCAGCGGTGGGGCCTACTCCGTGATCGCCGGACCGGTGCGGCTCATTCGTTGCCGCCGAACGCCGCGTCGAACGAGGCCGACGGGGGCTCGAAGTCGTATGCCTTGAGTCGGTTCAGTGCCTCGGGTGCGCCCTGGAGCCGGTCCATGCCGGCGTCCTCCCACTCGACCGAGATCGGGCCCTGGTAGTCGATGGAGCGCAGCATGCGGAAGACGTCCTCCCAGGGGACGTCGCCGTGGCCTGCGGAGACGAAGTCCCAGCCGCGGCGCGGGTCGCCCCAGGGCAGGTGGGAGCCGAGGCGGCCGTTGCGGCCGTCTAGGCGTTTGCGGGCTTCCTTGCAGTCGACGTGGTAGATCCGGTCGCGGAAGTCCCACAGGAAGCCCACCGGGTCGAGGTCCTGCCACACGAAGTGGGAGGGGTCGAAGTTGAGGCCGAAGGCGGCCCGGCGCCCAACGGCGTCCAGGGCCCGCTGAGTTGTCCAGTAGTCGTAGGCGATCTCGCTCGGGTGGACCTCGTGCGCGAACCGCACGCCCTCCGTGTCGAAGACGTCGAGGATGGGGTTCCAGCGTTCGGCGAAGTCCTCGTAGCCGCGGTCGATCATCGACTCGGGGGCGGGCGGGAACATGGCGACCAGGTGCCAGATGGCGGAGCCGGTGAAGCCGATGACGGTCTCGACGCCGAAGGCACGGGCGGCCCGCGCGGTGTCCTTCATCCGGTTCGCGGCACGCTGCCGGACGCCTTCGGGGTCGCCGTCGCCCCACACCTCGCCGGGCAGGATGGCCCGGTGGCGTTCGTCGATGATGGCGTCGCAGACGGCCTGGCCGACCAGGTGGTTGGAGATCGCCCAGCACTTGAGGCCGTACTTGTCGAGGAGCGCGTGCCGGGAGTCAAGGTACGCCGGGTCGGCGAGCGCCTTGTCGACCTCGAAGTGGTCGCCCCAGCAGGCGAGTTCGAGCCCGTCGTAGCCGAAGTCGCGGGCGAGGCGGCAGACCTCTTCGAGGGGGAGGTCGGCCCACTGGCCGGTGAAGAGCGTGAACTTGCGCGGCATCTCTCGGAGCCTCCTCAGACGGCTATCGGGGTGTAGACGGAGTTCTTCTCGGCGCTCTCCTCGACGGCCGCGAGCACGCGCTGGACCTGGAGGCCGTCGGCGAAGGAGGGTTCGGGGCGGCGGCCCTCGGCGATCGCGTGGACGAGGTCGCGGGCCTGGTGGACGAAGGTGTGCTCGTAGCCGAGGCCGTGACCCGGCGGCCACCAGGCGTCCAGGTAGGGGTGGTCGGGCTCGGTGACGAGGATGCGGCGGAAGCCGGCGTGCGCCGCGGGTTCCGTGGCGTCGTGGTAGGAGAGTTCGTTGAGGCGTTCCAGGTCGAAGGCCAACGAGCCGTGCTCACCGTTGAGTTCGATGCGCAGCGCGTTCTTGCGGCCGGTGGCGTAGCGGGTGGCCTCAAAGGAGGCGAGGGCGCCCGAGGTGAAGCGTCCGGTGAACAGGGCGGCGTCGTCGACGGTGACCTGGCCGGTGCCGGTCCCGGAGACGGCGGCCAGGCCCTTGACGGTGCCCTCGGCCAACGGCCGTTCCCGTACGAAGGTCTCGGTCAGGGCGGAGACTCCGGCCAGTGGCTCTCCCGCCAGGTACTGCGCGAGGTCGATGATGTGCGCGCCGAGGTCGCCGAGCGAGCCCGAGCCCGCCTGTTCCCTGCGCAGCCGCCACGTCAGCGGGAACTGCGGGTCCACGAGCCAGTCCTGGAGGTAGGTCACCCGGACGTGCCGCAGCCTGCCGAGCCGCCCCTCGGCCACCATCCGGCGGGCCAGCGCGGTGGCGGGCACCCTGCGGTAGTTGAAGCCGACCATCGCCAACTGGCCCCGCTCGAAGGCCTCTTCGGCGGCCCGGGTCATCACCTGGGCTTCCTCGACGGTGTTCGCGAGGGGCTTCTCGCACAGCACGTGCTTGCCCGCTGCGAGCGCGGCGAGCGCGATCTCGGCGTGGCTGTCGCCGGGGGTGCAGATGTCGACGAGATCGACGTCGTCGCGCTCGATCAGCACCCGCCAGTCGGTCTCGGCGGCCGCCCAGCCGTGCCGGTCGGCTGCCCGGCGCACGGCGTCCGCGTCCCGTCCGCAGACCGCGGCCAGCACCGGGCGGCGGGGCAGGTCGAAGACGCGTCCGACGGTCCGCCAGCCCTGGGAGTGGGCGGCGCCCATGAAGGCGTAGCCGACCATGCCGACCCGGAGCGGCGGCACCTCGGCCCCTTCTGACTGCTGCGGCTGTGCCATGCGCGATGTCCTCCTCGTCGTCGTGGCGCGGTGGGGGGTGCAGCCCGGTCCGTCGACGAACCGGGCTCCTGGGACCCGCCCCTCGGACCGGGCCGGCCGGGGCGTGCTGCCGCTCGCGGCCGGCCCGGCCGGTAAGGCAGGTCCCGGGTCGGGTCGCCTCACTTGAAGCCGGTGGACATGTACTGGTCGACGTTGGTCTTGTCGACGACGGCCGAGTAGAGGGTGAGCGAGGCCGGGATCTCGAACTCGGCGAGGCCGCCGATGCCCTTGGACTGGCCGAGGGAGCGGGCGAGGTCGATCGCGGAGGCGGCCATGGTCGGCGGGTAGAGGACGGTCGCCTTGAGAACGCCGTTGTCCTGCTTGATGGCCTGGAAGGCGGACAGGGCGCCCGCGCCGCCGACCATCAGGAAGTCGCCGCGGCCGGCCTGATCGATGGCGCGCAGCGCGCCCACGCCCTGGTCGTCGTCGTGGTTCCACAGCGCGTCGAAGTTCGACTGGGCCTGGAGGAGCTGGGCCATCTTGGCCTGCCCGGACTCCACGGTGAACTCGGCGGCCTGCCGGGCCACCTTCCGCACGTTGGGGTAGTTCTTCAGGGCGTCGTCGAAGCCCTTGGTGCGCTGTTTGGTGAGTTCCAGGTTGTCGAGTCCGGCCAGTTCGATGACCTTGGCGTTCGACTTCCCCTTGAGCTTCCGGCCGATGTAGTGGCCGGCGTTGAGACCCATGCCGTAGTTGTCGCCGCCTATCCAACAGCGGTATGCCTGCGGGGTGTTGAAGATGCGGTCGAGGTTGACGACCGGGATCCCGGCGCGCATCGCCTTGAGGCCGACCTGGGTGAGGGCCTTGCCGTCCGCGGGCAGGACGACCAGCACGTCGACCTTCTTGTTGATCAGGGTCTCGATCTGGCCGATCTGCTGGGCGGTGTCGTTGGAGCCCTCGGTGATCTCCAGGGTGACGTCCGAGTACTTCTTGGCCCGGTTCTTGGCGTTGTCGTTGATGGCGTTGAGCCAGCCGTGGTCGGCCTGCGGTCCGGCGAAGCCGATGGTGACGGGCTTGCCGGGCGAGTCGGAGGCCGCGGGCTGGTCGTTCGCGGCCGGCTCGTCGTCGCCGGAGTCATTGCTGGTGCAACCTGCGAGGAGGGCACCGGCCCCGACGGCGGCGGTCCCGAAGAGCAGACCTCTGCGACTGGTGAAGCGGCTCGTGTGCTGTGGCATGGCGGTGAACCCTTTCCTCAGGTCGTGCTTGCGGTACGGCGCTGGACCAGCACGGCGGCGACGATGATCGCGCCCTTGGCGATCTGCTGGACGTCGCTCTGCAGGTTGTTCAGGGCGAAGATGTTGGTGATCGTGGTGAAGATCAGGACGCCGAGCACGGAGCCGGTGATGGTGCCGCGTCCCCCGCTGAGCAGGGTTCCGCCGATGATCGCGGCGGCGATGGCGTCGAGCTCGTAGAGGTTGCCGTTGGTGTTCTGGCCGGAGCCGGACAGGATGATCAGCAGGAAGGCGGCGATGCCGCAGCACAGTCCGGACAGCAGGTAGAGGTAGAGGCGCTGCCGACGGACGTCGATGCCGGCGAGCCGGGCGGCCTCGGCGTTGCCGCCGACGGCGACGGTGCGCCGGCCGAAGGTGGTGCGGTTCAGCACCAGCCAGCCGATGATCGTCACGACCGCGAAGACGAGGACCAGCGGAGGGATGCCGAGCACGTACGCGTCGCGCTCCCCGAGATCCAGCACGCTGTTGACGGTGACGACCTGCGTGCTGCCGTCGGTGATCTGCAGGGCGAGTCCGCGGGCCGAGGCGAGCATGGCGAGGGTGGCGATGAAGGGGACCATGGCGCCGTACGCGATGAGCAGCCCGTTGACCAGGCCGCAGCCGACGCCGACGATCACCGCGGTGAAGAGGATGCCCGCGAAGCCGTACTCCTGGGTGGCGACGGTGGTGGCCCACACCGAGGCGAGGGCGACGATCGCGCCGACCGAGAGGTCGATACCGCCGGAGGTGATGACGAAGGTCATGCCGACGGTGACGACACCGATCACCGAGGCCTGGGTGAGGACGAGTTGGAGGTTGCGGGTGTCGAGGAACTCGTCGGGCTTGGTGATCCCGCCGATGAGGACCAGTACGGCGAGCACACCGAGGAGGGAGAGGGTACGGACGTCGGCGCGGGCGAACACCCCTCGCCAGGCGGACGATTCGCTCACCGAAGGCACTTTGTCGGCGCTCCCCCTGGGCGGGGACACATGCTGCGTCATGACGCCGGGCTTCCTTCCATGACGAGGTCGAGTACACGGTGTTCGTCGAGCTCACGGGCGGGCGCCCGGTGGACGACACGGCCCTCGCGGAGCACCAGGACACGGTCGGCGAGGCCGAGCACCTCGGGGACCTCGCTGGAGACCAGCAGTACGGCCAGCCCTTCGTCGGCGAGCCGCCGGACGACCGCGTACAGCTCGGCGCGGGCTCCGACGTCGACGCCCCGGGTGGGTTCGTCGAGCAGCAGGACCCGGCAGCCGCGCAGCAGCCAGCGGGCCAGGACGGCTTTTTGCTGGTTGCCGCCGGAAAGGGTGCGGATCGGCACGGAAGGGTTGTCGGGCCGCAGGGACAGTTCGCGGGTCGCAGCCCGGGCCGCGCCGAGTTCGGCACGCCGGTCGATCCAACCGGCCCTGGAGAAGCGGGACATGGAGGAGACGGACACGTTGCGGGTGACCGACTCCAGCATGAGCAGGGCCTGCGCCTTGCGTTCCTCGGGGGCGAGCCCGATCCCGGCGCGGACGGCGGCGCGGACACTGCCGGGCTTCAACGCCCGTCCGTTCACGGAGACATGACCGGCGGTGGGCTTGCGGGCGCCGTAGACCGTCTCCAGGATCTCGGATCGTCCCGAGCCGACGAGCCCGGCGAGTCCGACGATCTCCCCGGGGTGGATCACGAGGTCAAGTGGCTCGAACTCGCCCTGGCGGGACAGTCCTTGGACCTCCAGCAGCGGCCTCTCCCCTTGTGCGGGAGCCGTCGGCCGCTCCGGAAAGACGTATTCGACGTTCCGGCCCGTCATCAGCGCCACCACCTCTCGCGTCGGCGTCGACTTGGCGGGCAGTCCGACCGCGACGGCCCGGCCGTCCTTGAGGACCGTCACCCGGTCGCCGATCCGCCGGATCTCCTCCAGGCGGTGGGAGATGTAGACGACGGCGACGCCCTCGGCGGTGAGGTCGCCGACGATCCGGAAGAGGTTGTCGACCTCGTCCGGGTCGAGGGCGGCGGACGGCTCGTCCATCACGATGAGCCGTACGTCGTGGGAAAGGGCCCGCGCCATGGACACGATCTGCTGCTGCGCCGCGGGCAACTCCCCGACCAGGCGCGCCGGATCGATCTCCGGGTGCCCGAGTCGTCGTAGCAGCGCGGCGGTGGACTGACGGGCCGCCTTGCCGCGTACGACGAACCCGGCCGTGGTGGGTTCATGGCCCAGGTGGACGTTCTCGGCGACGGACAGGTGCTCCACCAGGTCGAGTTCCTGGTAGATGGTGGCGATGCCGAGGCGCATGGCGGCGATCGGCGAGCGCAGGGCGACCTCCTCGCCGCGCCAGCGCAGGCGGCCGGTGTCGGGCTGGTGGGCGCCGGCCAGCACCTTGATGAGGGTGGACTTCCCGGCTCCGTTCTGGCCGAGCAGACAGTGCACTTCGCCGGCCTGGACGTCGAGGTCGACGCCGTCGAGGGCCCGGACTCCGGGGAACGACTTGGTGATGCCGGACATGCTGAGCAGCGGTGGTTCTGGTGCCATGAGGTCCCCTTGGCGGGCGTGCGGGCCGGATTCAGGGCAGGGCGAAGCAGGGCAGGGCGAAGCAGGGCGCCGTACTGGGATGCCTGACGGATTCGAGTGCTCAGGCGGGTGAGAACAGGTGGTCGCTGATGAGCCGGGCCGCGCCGATGACTCCGGCGGTGGGGCCCAACTCCCCCAGAACTATGGGTAGGTTGCCGGTCGCCAGCGGAAGGGACTGGCGGTAGACCTGGGTGCGGATCGCGGCGAGCAGGGTGTGGCCGAGGCCGGTGACTCCGCCGCCGATCACCACCAGGCCGGGGTTGAAGAAGGAGACCAGGCCGGCGATGACCTGGCCGGTCCGGTTGCCGCCCTCACGGATCAGGTCGAGGGCGGTGGGGTCGCCGGCGGCAGCGGCGGAGGCGACGTCGACCGCGGTCAGAGCGCCGTTCGCCGTGCGCCGTGCGGCGAGTGCCTCGGAGCGCCCCTGCTCGACGGCCTCCACGGCGTCCCTGGCGAGGGCCGCCCCGCTGAAGTGGGCTTCCAGGCAGCCCCGGTTGCCGCAGGCGCACGGGCGGCCGTCGGGCACGGCCTGGATGTGCCCGATGTCGCCCGCGCTGCCCGTCACCCCGCGGTGAACCTCACCGCCGGCGACGATGCCGCAGCCGATGCCGGTACCGATCTTGACGCAGAGGAAGTCGCCCACGGAGCGTGCGACGCCCGCGTGCATCTCCCCCATCGCCATCAGGTTCACGTCGTTGTCGACCATGACCGGGCAGCCGAGTTCCTGGCTGAGCGCCTCCCGTACGGGGAAGCCGTCCCAGCCCGGCATGATCGGCGGAGCCACCGGAACGCCCTCGGGGAAGCGGACCGGCCCCGGGACGCCGATGCCGGCGCCGTCGAAACCCTCCGCGAGCCCCGAGGCTCTCAACTTTGCTGCCATGGACAGGACTTGCTCGAAGACCGCGACCGGGCCCTCGCGGACGTCCATGGGCTGGTTGAGGTGTCCCAGGATCTCCAGTTCGGCGTTGGTGACGGCGACGTCGACCGAGGTCGCGCCGATGTCCACGCCGAGGAAACGCAGGTTGGGGGCGAGCCGGATGTTGTGGGAGCGGCGCCCGCCGCGGGAGGCGGCGAGTCCGTCGGCCACGATCAGGCCCGTCTCCAGCAGTCGGTCCACCTCCACTGCCAGCTTGGACCGTGACAGGTCGACCTGATCGCCCAGTTGCGCACGGGAGTTGGGTCCTCCGTCACGCAACAGCTTGAGCAGCCGGGCCTGATGCGCGTTCGCGGGTCGTGCCGTCATGCGTCTCACGAGCCCCTCCCCGCCTCATTCGGCCACCAGCCGGCTTGCTTTCCAGGGGAACGTAGCAGCGGCTGCCGAACCTGGGAAGAAGCTGTGCAGAGATTGCTGCTCACTTTCTCCACTCTCAGGACAAAGGCGTGTCGCACTCTGGTGTCCCGGCGCCCGCACCCGCAGGATGGGCCTCTGGGAGGGGAGCACATGTTTCTGGTGACGGGTGCGACAGGGAACGTGGGGGCCGAACTCGTGCGGGCGCTGGCGGAGTCCGGCGAGCGGGTGCGGGCGGTCAGCCGTTCCGGACGGAGGGAGGGGTTACCGCCGGGCGTGGAGGCCGTGGCGGGAGATCTGAACCGGCCCGAGAGCGTGCGGGACGCGCTGGACGGCGTACGAGGACTGTTCCTGATGCCCGGCTACGAAGGGCAGCGGCAGATCCTGGCGGACGCGCGGGCCGCCGCGGTGCGCCGTGTGGTGCTGCTCTCCGGCCTGTCGGCGGGCACGGGCGACCGGG from Streptomyces sp. CC0208 carries:
- a CDS encoding inositol-3-phosphate synthase, which produces MSASDSVPRVGVWLIGARGSVATTVVAGCAAMAAGLHPPTGLITETPPLTGSGLPDLSALVFGGHDTVDCPLPKRAEALAAGGVLPHGLPAAVSAELAAAEREIRPGGPLPGDSRTEEDLIAAFAADIRSFVRRGRLARAVVVNVASTEPAPTGDALPPSSLYAAAALRAGCAYVNFTPSTGMHHPALTQAAKSSGLPHAGRDGKTGQTLLRSVLGPMFTQRALTVRAWSGTNLLGGGDGASLADPAAAAAKNAGKERVLADTLATTPEGEVHIDDVPALGDWKTAWDHIAFDGFLGTRMILQTTWQGCDSALAAPLVLDLARLTARAHERGLSGPLSELGFYFKDPVGQGPAGLGEQYAALVRFAERLRASPADGGTRSHTEGRSGEEQR
- a CDS encoding ThuA domain-containing protein gives rise to the protein MNTTGRWTTAVVGAALLLGCVSQPAASHPADTERVLVFSKTAGFRHDSIPEGVAAVKQLGETDGFTVDATEDASAFTARNLRRYDAVVFLSTTGDVLDPAQQRAFEGYIRHGGGYVGIHAAADTEYDWAFYGGLAGAYFQSHPAIQPATVVVEDRAHPSTSELSPTWNRTDEWYNYRSNPRERVHVLAALDESSYTGGTMNGDHPIAWCQDYQGGRAFYTGLGHTKESYADPAFRGHLLGGIRYATGHTQADCRPENGYRPLFDGTAESLADWKQAGPGSFTRSDDGTLTSSGGMGMLWYPGQDLGSYSLKLDWKMASASGDDNSGVFVGFPPSDDPWSAVDNGYEIQIDATDVPEKTTGSVYGFRSADLKKRDRALNPPGEWNTYEIRVEGERLRVWLNGVKINDFTNTDPARSLRDGHVGIQNHGADDQVSFRDIRIKELPVKGD
- a CDS encoding PQQ-dependent sugar dehydrogenase, with the translated sequence MHGKDRTTVTDRIETHRRRAPWRRAAALLTGFLLAGASLTLAAPQAGAAVAGEGAAGAAAAEDFQQVTLAKGEPEVGEPMSLAVLPDRSVLHTSRDGELRITDAAGTTRLAGKLAVYSHDEEGLQGVGVDPQFTTNRFIYLYYAPPLNTPAGDAPETGTAADFAPFDGVNRLSRFVLKTDGTLDAASETKIIDIPATRGICCHVGGDIDFDAAGNLYLSTGDDSNPFQSDGFTPIDERANRNPAFDAQRTAGNTNDLRGKILRIKVNADGSYAIPDGNLFAPGTDRTRPEIYAMGFRNPFRFSVDKQTGIVYVGDYGPDAGAADPARGPAGQVEFARVTGPGNFGWPYCTGDNDAYVDYDFATGTSGASFDCAAPKNNSPHNTGLTDLPPAQAAWIPYDGGSVPEFGTGSESPMGGPVYHYDASLDSPVKFPEAYDGDFFAGEFGRRWIKRITSDADGTVQSINDIPWTGTQVMDMAFGPDGALYVLDYGVSWFGGDENSALYRIENATDGHSPVAQAAADRTSGQAPLRVRFSSEGTSDQDGDALTYRWDFGDGGTSTAANPTHRYRKNGTYTATLTAEDPSGRTGSASVQIVVGNTAPKVILELPKNGQLFSFGDTIPFKVRVSDPEDGRPIDCAKVKVTFVLGHDSHGHPVTSADGCTGTLQTSADGGHDEDANIFGVMDAEYTDNGGGGQAPLTTHDQSVLQPRHRQAEHFGTGSGVSVIAKDTAHGGNTVGDINNGDWISFTPYVLGNAKSLTARVSSGGSGGTLEIRAGSATGTLLGKTTVPVTGGWETFQDVTADLSRAPRDTTTLYLVFKGTGTGALFDVDDFTFTTG
- a CDS encoding sugar phosphate isomerase/epimerase family protein, with amino-acid sequence MPRKFTLFTGQWADLPLEEVCRLARDFGYDGLELACWGDHFEVDKALADPAYLDSRHALLDKYGLKCWAISNHLVGQAVCDAIIDERHRAILPGEVWGDGDPEGVRQRAANRMKDTARAARAFGVETVIGFTGSAIWHLVAMFPPAPESMIDRGYEDFAERWNPILDVFDTEGVRFAHEVHPSEIAYDYWTTQRALDAVGRRAAFGLNFDPSHFVWQDLDPVGFLWDFRDRIYHVDCKEARKRLDGRNGRLGSHLPWGDPRRGWDFVSAGHGDVPWEDVFRMLRSIDYQGPISVEWEDAGMDRLQGAPEALNRLKAYDFEPPSASFDAAFGGNE
- a CDS encoding Gfo/Idh/MocA family oxidoreductase — encoded protein: MAQPQQSEGAEVPPLRVGMVGYAFMGAAHSQGWRTVGRVFDLPRRPVLAAVCGRDADAVRRAADRHGWAAAETDWRVLIERDDVDLVDICTPGDSHAEIALAALAAGKHVLCEKPLANTVEEAQVMTRAAEEAFERGQLAMVGFNYRRVPATALARRMVAEGRLGRLRHVRVTYLQDWLVDPQFPLTWRLRREQAGSGSLGDLGAHIIDLAQYLAGEPLAGVSALTETFVRERPLAEGTVKGLAAVSGTGTGQVTVDDAALFTGRFTSGALASFEATRYATGRKNALRIELNGEHGSLAFDLERLNELSYHDATEPAAHAGFRRILVTEPDHPYLDAWWPPGHGLGYEHTFVHQARDLVHAIAEGRRPEPSFADGLQVQRVLAAVEESAEKNSVYTPIAV
- a CDS encoding substrate-binding domain-containing protein encodes the protein MPQHTSRFTSRRGLLFGTAAVGAGALLAGCTSNDSGDDEPAANDQPAASDSPGKPVTIGFAGPQADHGWLNAINDNAKNRAKKYSDVTLEITEGSNDTAQQIGQIETLINKKVDVLVVLPADGKALTQVGLKAMRAGIPVVNLDRIFNTPQAYRCWIGGDNYGMGLNAGHYIGRKLKGKSNAKVIELAGLDNLELTKQRTKGFDDALKNYPNVRKVARQAAEFTVESGQAKMAQLLQAQSNFDALWNHDDDQGVGALRAIDQAGRGDFLMVGGAGALSAFQAIKQDNGVLKATVLYPPTMAASAIDLARSLGQSKGIGGLAEFEIPASLTLYSAVVDKTNVDQYMSTGFK